The region GCTTTCAGACGTGGTTACAGCAGCGTTACGGTTCGCTGGATGCCCTGAACACTGCGTGGGGCAATGTGTTCTGGAGCATGGAATACAGCGGCTGGGCGCAGATTCCGCTACCAAATCAGGCGGTCGCCGAGGTCAACCCTTCGCACGCCCTCGACTTCCTGCGGTATTCCAGCGATCAGGTGGCAGAGTTTCAGGAAGAGCAGGTTGCCATCCTGCGCGAGTGCTCTCCGGGCCGCTTCGTGACGCACAATTACATGGGCTTTTTCAGCGCCTACGACCACTACCGCGTCAGCCGCTGCCTCGATTTCGCGTCGTGGGACAGCTACCCCACCGGCACCCTTGAAGCCCTCAGGGAATGGAAGCTGGCAGACCCGGCCCTGGCCCTCACGTATGCCCGCACCGGACACCCGGACGTAACGGCTTTCAACCACGATCTGTACCGGGGAATGGGAACGGGGAAACCGGGCAGTGGGGGAGAGACCGTGCCCGGTTTCTGGGTGATGGAGCAGCAGTGCGGGCAGGTCAACTGGGCACCGTCCAACCCGCTGCCGCCGCAGGGCGCGGTGCAGCTGTGGACGCAGCAGGCATGGGCGCACGGTGCCGACGCGGTGGCCTATTTCCGCTGGCGGGCCGCCACGTCGGGGCAGGAGGTGCTGCATTCCGGCCTGCTGCGTCAGAACAGCACACCCGACCGGGGCTATCCGGAAGTTCAGGCGCTGAAGGTCGAGGATCTGCCGCTGGGGCGCGTGCCCGCGAGGGTCGCCGTGCTGCACGACTACGAGAGCCTGTGGCTGTACAACATGCAGCCGCACGCCGACGGAATGAACTACTGGGCGCAGGTCTTCGCGTACTACCGGGCGCTGCGGAGCATGGGGCAGGACGTCGATCTGGTTCACCCGGACAGCGACCTGAGCGGCTACGCCCTGATCGTCGCCCCCGCCCTGACGCTGATGACACCGGACCGGGCGGCGCACCTGGCAGCGGCGGCGCAGCACGCCCACATGGTCTTCGGGCCGCGTACCGGCTTCCGAAATGAATCGGGCGGCACACCCCGGACGGACAGCCGGGCGCACTCACCGCGCTGCTGGGCGTGTCGCTGCTGAATTTCGACAGCCTACCCGCTGGCCTGGAGCAGCAGGTCGGCCACTACACCGCGCAGCTGTGGGCCGAGAGTTATGAGCTGCATACGGCGCAGGCGCTCTTTCAGTATCAGGGTGGTCCGCTGCATGGGCAGGCAGCCGTGACCCGGCTGGGTACCGTGACCGTCATCGGGGCGCACAGCGAAGCGCTGATCGCACACGTTCTGGAAGAGCTGCTGACCCAGGTTCACCTTCCGGTGACGCGGCTTCCGGAAGGTGTGCGGCTCTCGCGGCGCGGCAGCGGCACCGATACCATCACGCTCATCCAGAACTGGAATGCCCACAGCCTGCGCTGGCAGGATCTGGAACTGGCTCCGTTCAGCAGTCGGGTGCTGCGAGAAACAGAGGTCCTGGCATGAACCGTGAATTCAGAAGTTTCGCCGTGCCGCTGACACGGGGCCTGCTCCTGCCGACTGACCCTTCAGCGCTGATCGGACGACGACCGTTTCCTGCCCTCGCCGGTTGACGACGCTGCCAACAAAGCCATCGACAGCCTGAACGTCCTCCGTTCGGGCACCCCCAGGAGTTTTCATGAAAAAAGCGCTGCTGTTCGTTTCCGTTGCCCTGCTGGGCCAGGCCTCGGCTGCCAGTCTCACCGTCTGGAGCCACTTCACCGACGCTGCCGAGGTGAACTGGCTCAAGGCGCAGGCTGCCGCGTACACCAAGACCAGCGGGAACGGGGTCACCATCGTGTCGGTGCCGCTCGACCAGATTCCCGACAAACTGATTCAGGCCGCGCCCAAGGGCCAGGGACCCGATATGATCGTGACGCTGCCTCAGGACCGTCTGGGACAGCTGGCCGCGTCGGGCGTGATCGAGCCGATGGACAAGTACGTGACCTCCAAGACCGATCTCGACCGCACTGCCCTGTCGGCCATGACGTACAACGGCAAGCTGTTCGGCCTGCCGATGTTCGCGGAAGCCGTGGCGGTCATCTACAACAAAAAGCTGCTGCCCGGCGGCGTGCCCACCACCTGGGACGCCTTCGTCAAAGCGGCGCAGGCGCAGACGGGCAACGGCAAGTTCGGCTTTCTGATCGATGTCAGCAACGCCTATGCCAATTACGGCATCTTCAGCGCCTACGGCAGCTACGTGTTCAGGAACAACGGCGGCACCCTGAACCCCAAAGACGTGGGCCTGGGCAACGCCGGAGCGATCAAAGCCGTGTCGCTGCTGAACGATCTGCGCTACAAGTACAATCTCGTTCCCGAGGGTGTGACGGCAGATGTCGCCAAGAGCGCCTTCACCGATGGACGGCTGGCGATGCTGGTAACAGGCCCCTGGGACATGGGCGACATCAAGAAAGGCGGC is a window of Deinococcus sp. KNUC1210 DNA encoding:
- a CDS encoding beta-galactosidase, with protein sequence MTDDATNHHPAHLELGVCDYPEQVSPQNWAEDARQQKALGLRYVRIAEFAWSRLEPQPGEYAWAWLDTAVELYAAAGLEIVFCTPTAAPPAWLIEQHPEILPIGRDGHTKTFGSRRHYDFSSPVFRQHSRRITRALAERYGQHPAVVGWQTDNEFGWGDTAHSFTPAARQGFQTWLQQRYGSLDALNTAWGNVFWSMEYSGWAQIPLPNQAVAEVNPSHALDFLRYSSDQVAEFQEEQVAILRECSPGRFVTHNYMGFFSAYDHYRVSRCLDFASWDSYPTGTLEALREWKLADPALALTYARTGHPDVTAFNHDLYRGMGTGKPGSGGETVPGFWVMEQQCGQVNWAPSNPLPPQGAVQLWTQQAWAHGADAVAYFRWRAATSGQEVLHSGLLRQNSTPDRGYPEVQALKVEDLPLGRVPARVAVLHDYESLWLYNMQPHADGMNYWAQVFAYYRALRSMGQDVDLVHPDSDLSGYALIVAPALTLMTPDRAAHLAAAAQHAHMVFGPRTGFRNESGGTPRTDSRAHSPRCWACRC
- a CDS encoding maltose ABC transporter substrate-binding protein — translated: MKKALLFVSVALLGQASAASLTVWSHFTDAAEVNWLKAQAAAYTKTSGNGVTIVSVPLDQIPDKLIQAAPKGQGPDMIVTLPQDRLGQLAASGVIEPMDKYVTSKTDLDRTALSAMTYNGKLFGLPMFAEAVAVIYNKKLLPGGVPTTWDAFVKAAQAQTGNGKFGFLIDVSNAYANYGIFSAYGSYVFRNNGGTLNPKDVGLGNAGAIKAVSLLNDLRYKYNLVPEGVTADVAKSAFTDGRLAMLVTGPWDMGDIKKGGIDYGIANLPTPPGATSKWSPFVGVHGVILNAYGKNKVAAAQFAKALVSSPAQVSFNKAGGRIPVSLSARVQLKADPVVVGFGRAISAGTPMPNVPAMGAVWGPWSNAVAQSVQKPSPDYSSILNSAMKEINSNIK